A window from Balearica regulorum gibbericeps isolate bBalReg1 chromosome 1, bBalReg1.pri, whole genome shotgun sequence encodes these proteins:
- the CNGA4 gene encoding cyclic nucleotide-gated channel alpha-4 yields MPGAWPPTSAPNPRTRARAERPDAAPGEAKAPQPAAYTRCQARLAAGRHHPTKTSRPGTGAMAATRSREPGTPMGSAPGSPSSHHRPRSHPGTDAHWAGTSPVPGGHRTPGARSCQTPRPGPGPPSAHPGTKGRGRYPPCPGHSRLPAVKVVAGPVPVPVPSAPHLRRESSRRTGPGHPPATPRQRGPAQAPARPLPAPAHGTHVPPGAGQPPGRGPARTPRKGTPGPAQPRTAKGRRRSGRPVTAGRRAPAEPGAAPPSPDRPRGGWPRSFPARPRGPPPPARPHRSPAAPAAGPARPPPSSRRRPTHRPRRPRPRPRPARLGNPHASTAAHRGWTLDPSGDWYYWWISIMALPVLYNWIILICRSCFPDLQEQHVVLWLSLDYLSDTLYLLDIAVRLHTGFLEDGILVRDRGRIRRRYLRSASFPWDVAAVLPTDLLYLRLGPGVPAVRANRCLRAPRLFEAFDRRETRTAHPNAFRVAKLMLYVFVAIHWHGCLYFALSSRLGLGTDAWVCPNASRPGFARPLRQYLHSFYFSTLILATVGDTPEPQREEEFLFVTVGFLLAVLGFATITGSISSVISNRNAADAAFYPDPEPVRRYLRARGAGGRLARRVARWHQHLRAQRKLPAERAVLQHLPRGLRAEVAASVHLPALRRVSLFQSWERGVLQQLVLRLQPQVFGPGEFVCRRGDVGREMYFIREGRLAVVAEDGVTQLAVLGEGLYFGEISLINIKGNTSGNRRTANIMSIGYSDLFCLSKEDLAEVLAEFPSARAMMEAKGRELLLRMGKLDVHAEAAAVAAAEEAECRTQALEMALEGLQTRAARLLAQLESSAFKLALRVERLECRLRRRQSAGGPGPAMLQRPAGAQGPAGGLGPPRAQGPSMMQGPPRAQDPPRVQGPSGVQGPTKAQSPPRAQGPPRTQGPMRTQGPPGVQGPPRAQGPSMMYGPPRAQGPIRAQGPSGVQGPPRMQGPPRAQGPIRTQGPPGVQGAPRVQGASKVQGPPRVQGPIRVQGAPGVQGPPRVQGPIRVQGPSGVQGPPRVQGPIRVQGAPGVQGASKVQGLPRVQGPIRTQGPPGVQGPPRARGPAGGRGPAGGTVPRR; encoded by the exons ATGCCGGGAGCATGGCCGCCCACCTCGGCCCCCAACCCACGCACCAGAGCCCGAGCCGAGCGCCCTGACGCTGCTCCCGGCGAGGCCAAGGCCCCGCAGCCAGCTGCCTACACCCGCTGCCAGGCCAGACTCGCTGCCGGCCGGCACCATCCCACCAAAACCTCCCGTCCCGGCACAGGGGCAATGGCAGCGACCAGGAGCCGAGAGCCGGGCACTCCCATGGGGTCAGCACCGGGGAGCCCGTCCAGCCACCACCGGCCCCGCAGCCACCCCGGCACAGACGCCCACTGGGCCGGCACGTCCCCGGTGCCCGGCGGACACCGCACCCCCGGTGCCCGGAGCTGCCAGACCCCccggccgggcccgggccccCCCAGCGCTCACCCCGGCACCAAGGGCCGCGGGCGCTACCCGCCCTGCCCGGGGCACAGCCGCCTACCTGCGGTCAAGGTCGTGGCGGGtccggtcccggtcccggtcccaTCAGCGCCGCACCTGCGGAGGGAGAGCAGCCGTCGGACCGGGCCCGGCCACCCCCCGGCCACCCCCCGGCAGCGCGGCCCAGCCCAGGCCCCGGCAcggccgctccccgccccggctcACGGCACCCACGTACCCCCGGGAGCGGGGCAACCCCCGGGACGCGGCCCGGCCCGCACCCCCCGCAAGGGGACACCGGGGCCCGCGCAGCCCCGCACGGCCAAGGGCAGGCGGCGGTCCGGGCGCCCCGTTACAGCCGGCAGAAGGGCGCCCGCCGAGCCCGGCGCAGCCCCGCCGAGCCCTGACCGGCCCCGCGGCGGGTGGCCCCGGTCCTTCCCGGCCAggccccgcggcccccccccgcccgcccggccccacCGCTCACCGGCCGCCCCCGCTGCGGGCCCCGCGCGCCCGCCGCCATCTTCCCGCCGCCGCCCGACGCACCGGCCGCGCAGGCCCCGCCcacggccccgccccgcccgcctcG GTAACCCCCACGCCAG CACCGCCGCCCACCGGGGCTGGACCCTGGACCCCTCCGGAGACTGGTACTACTGGTGGATCAGCATCATGGCGCTGCCCGTCCTCTACAACTGGATCATCCTCATCTGCAG GTCCTGCTTCCCCGACCTGCAGGAGCAGCACGTGGTGCTGTGGCTGAGCCTGGACTACCTCAGCGACACGCTCTACCTGCTGGACATCGCCGTGCGCCTTCACACCG GCTTCCTGGAGGACGGCATCCTGGTGCGGGACCGTGGCCGGATCCGGCGGCGCTACCTGCGCTCCGCGTCCTTCCCCTGGGATGTGGCTGCGGTGCTGCCCACCGACCTGCTCTACCTGCGCCTGGGCCCAGGGGTGCCGGCGGTGCGTGCCAACCGCTGCCTGCGGGCACCGCGGCTCTTTGAGGCCTTCGACCGCCGGGAGACACGCACGGCCCACCCCAACGCCTTCCGCGTCGCCAAGCTGATGCTCTACGTCTTCGTCGCCATCCACTGGCACGGCTGCCTCTACTTCGCCCTCTCGTCCCGGTTGGGGCTGGGCACCGACGCCTGGGTCTGCCCCAATGCCAGCCGCCCCGGCTTCGCCCGCCCGCTGCGGCAGTACCTCCACAGCTTCTACTTCTCCACCCTCATCCTCGCCACCGTGGGCGACACGCCGGAGCCCCAGCGCGAGGAGGAGTTCCTCTTCGTCACCGTCGGCTTCCTCCTGGCCGTGCTGGGCTTCGCCACCATCACGGGCAGCATCAGCTCCGTCATCTCCAACAGGAACGCGGCCGACGCCGCCTTCTACCCCGACCCCGAGCCGGTGCGGCGCTACCTGCGGGCGcggggcgcgggcgggcggTTGGCACGGCGGGTGGCCCGCTGGCACCAGCACCTGCGGGCGCAGAGGAAGCTGCCGGCAGAGCGGGCAGTGCTGCAGCACCTTccgcgggggctgcgggccgAGGTGGCGGCCAGCGTCCACCTCCCGGCCCTGCGCCGCGTCAGCCTCTTCCAGAGCTGGGAGCGCggtgtgctgcagcagctggtgctgcGGCTGCAGCCCCAGGTCTTCGGCCCAGGCGAGTTCGTCTGCCGCAGGGGTGACGTGGGCCGCGAGATGTACTTCATCCGCGAGGGGCGGCTGGCCGTGGTGGCGGAGGACGGCGTCACGCAGCTCGCCGTCCTGGGTGAGGGGCTCTACTTCGGGGAGATCAGCCTCATCAACATCAAAG ggAACACCTCGGGGAACCGGCGCACGGCCAACATCATGAGCATTGGCTACTCGGacctcttctgcctctccaaGGAGGACCTGGCGGAGGTGCTGGCCGAGTTCCCCAGCGCCCGGGCCATGATGGAGGCCAAGGGCCGTGAGCTCCTGCTGCGCATGGGCAAGCTGGACGTGCATGCcgaggcggcggcggtggcggcggcagAGGAAGCCGAGTGCCGGACACAGGCACTAGAGATGGCCCTGGAGGGGCTGCAGACCCGGGCGGCCCGGCTGCTGGCCCAGCTGGAGTCCAGCGCCTTCAAGCTGGCGCTGCGCGTCGAGCGCCTCGAGTGCCGGCTCCGGCGGCGGCAGTCTGCCGGGGGACCGGGTCCTGCCATGCTGCAGCGTCCTGCTGGGGCACAGGGTCCTGCTGGGGGACTGGGTCCCCCCAGAGCACAGGGTCCCAGCATGATGCAGGGTCCCCCCAGGGCGCAGGATCCTCCCAGGGTGCAGGGTCCCAGTGGGGTGCAGGGTCCTACCAAGGCGCAGAGTCCCCCCAGAGCACAGGGTCCCCCCAGGACGCAGGGTCCCATGAGGACACAGGGTCCCCCTGGAGTGCAGGGTCCCCCCAGAGCACAGGGTCCCAGCATGATGTATGGTCCCCCCAGGGCACAGGGTCCCATCAGGGCACAGGGTCCCAGTGGGGTGCAGGGTCCCCCCAGGATGCAGGGTCCCCCCAGGGCGCAGGGTCCCATCAGGACACAGGGTCCCCCCGGGGTGCAGGGTGCCCCCAGAGTGCAAGGTGCCAGCAAGGTGCAGGGTCCCCCCAGAGTACAGGGTCCCATCAGGGTGCAGGGTGCCCCTGGGGTGCAGGGTCCCCCCCGAGTACAGGGTCCCATCAGGGTGCAGGGTCCCAGCGGGGTGCAGGGTCCCCCCCGAGTACAGGGTCCCATCAGGGTGCAGGGTGcccctggggtgcagggtgccAGCAAGGTGCAGGGTCTCCCCAGAGTACAGGGTCCCATCAGGACACAGGGTCCCCCTGGAGTGCAGGGTCCCCCCAGGGCACGGGGTCCtgccgggggccgggggcccGCGGGGGGGACAGTCCCCCGGCGCTGA
- the CCKBR gene encoding gastrin/cholecystokinin type B receptor isoform X2 gives MDPRRLNESLQELLCRPGNGSGSATGTGTGSAGNGSACDLLRRGLRGPPAPKGVSVSVSTFSLVAIAIERYSAICNPLQSRVWQTRSHACRVIASTWLFSALLMLPYAIYSTTRAVPTRGARPPVSQCTHDWPSEHVRQAWYVLLLLILFFIPGVVMIVAYGLISRELYRGIRFELDIKGEAAAQRNGGGEPAPACDEGDGCYLQLSRPGGALELRALGAAGAQQDRARINSSEAKLVAKRRVIRMLVVIVAMFFLCWLPIFTANTWRAFAPRAAQRALSGTPISFIHLLSYTSACANPLIYCFMNRRFRKAFLATCAGCRRACPRRPLEEEVANANASLSKFSYTTVSSLGPP, from the exons ATGGACCCGCGGCGCCTCAACGAGTcgctgcaggagctgctctgccgCCCCGGGAACGGCTCCGGCTCCgccaccggcaccggcaccggctcCGCCGGGAACGGCTCCGCCTGCGACCTCCTCCGCAGGGGCCTCCGCGGGCCCCCGGCACCCAAAG GCGTCTCCGTCTCAGTCTCCACCTTCAGCCTGGTGGCCATCGCCATCGAGCGGTACAGTGCCATCTGCAACCCGCTGCAGTCCCGCGTCTGGCAGACACGCTCGCACGCCTGCCGGGTCATCGCCAGCACCTGGCTCTTCTCTGCGCTGCTCATGCTGCCCTACGCCATCTACAGCACCACGCGCGCCGTGCCCACCCGTGGCGCCCGCCCGCCCGTCAGCCAGTGCACCCACGACTGGCCCAGCGAGCACGTCCGGCAGGCCTG GTACGTCCTGCTGCTCCTCATCCTCTTCTTCATCCCGGGCGTGGTGATGATCGTGGCTTATGGGCTCATCTCCCGCGAGCTCTACCGAGGCATCCGCTTCGAGCTGGACATCAAGGGGGAGGCTGCAG CCCAGCGCAACGGCGGCGGGGAGCCAGCGCCCGCCTGCGACGAGGGGGACGGCTGCTACCTGCAGCTCTCCCGGCCGGGTGGCGCACTGGAGCTGCGGGCGCTGGGCGCGGCGGGCGCGCAGCAGGACCGGGCGCGCATCAACAGCTCGGAGGCGAAGCTGGTGGCCAAGCGGCGCGTGATCCGCATGCTGGTGGTCATCGTGGCCATGTTCTTCCTCTGCTGGCTGCCCATCTTCACTGCCAACACGTGGCGCGCCTTCGCCCCGCGGGCGGCCCAGCGGGCGCTCTCGGGGACCCCCATCTCCTTCATCCACCTCCTCTCCTACACCTCCGCCTGCGCCAACCCCCTCATCTACTGCTTCATGAACCGCCGCTTCCGCAAAGCCTTCCTGGCCACCTGCGCCGGCTGCCGCCGCGCCTGCCCGCGCCGCCCGCTCGAGGAGGAGGTGGCCAATGCCAACGCCTCGCTCTCCAAGTTCAGCTACACCACCGTCAGCAGCCTCGGCCCCCCCTGA
- the CCKBR gene encoding gastrin/cholecystokinin type B receptor isoform X1 has protein sequence MDPRRLNESLQELLCRPGNGSGSATGTGTGSAGNGSACDLLRRGLRGPPAPKDLDLTVRVLLYTLIFVLSVCGNALVVAVLLLNRRLRTVTNSFLLSLALSDLMLALCCMPFTLVPNLMGTFVFGEAVCKLMAYLMGVSVSVSTFSLVAIAIERYSAICNPLQSRVWQTRSHACRVIASTWLFSALLMLPYAIYSTTRAVPTRGARPPVSQCTHDWPSEHVRQAWYVLLLLILFFIPGVVMIVAYGLISRELYRGIRFELDIKGEAAAQRNGGGEPAPACDEGDGCYLQLSRPGGALELRALGAAGAQQDRARINSSEAKLVAKRRVIRMLVVIVAMFFLCWLPIFTANTWRAFAPRAAQRALSGTPISFIHLLSYTSACANPLIYCFMNRRFRKAFLATCAGCRRACPRRPLEEEVANANASLSKFSYTTVSSLGPP, from the exons ATGGACCCGCGGCGCCTCAACGAGTcgctgcaggagctgctctgccgCCCCGGGAACGGCTCCGGCTCCgccaccggcaccggcaccggctcCGCCGGGAACGGCTCCGCCTGCGACCTCCTCCGCAGGGGCCTCCGCGGGCCCCCGGCACCCAAAG ACCTGGACCTGACGGTGCGCGTCCTGCTGTACACGCTGATCTTCGTGCTGAGTGTCTGCGGGAACGCCCTGGTCGTGGCGGTGCTGCTCCTGAACCGCCGCCTGCGCACCGTCACCAACTCCTTCCTGCTCTCCCTGGCGCTCAGCGACCTGATGCTGGCGCTCTGCTGCATGCCCTTCACGCTCGTCCCCAACCTCATGGGCACCTTCGTCTTTGGAGAGGCCGTCTGCAAGCTCATGGCCTACCTCATGG GCGTCTCCGTCTCAGTCTCCACCTTCAGCCTGGTGGCCATCGCCATCGAGCGGTACAGTGCCATCTGCAACCCGCTGCAGTCCCGCGTCTGGCAGACACGCTCGCACGCCTGCCGGGTCATCGCCAGCACCTGGCTCTTCTCTGCGCTGCTCATGCTGCCCTACGCCATCTACAGCACCACGCGCGCCGTGCCCACCCGTGGCGCCCGCCCGCCCGTCAGCCAGTGCACCCACGACTGGCCCAGCGAGCACGTCCGGCAGGCCTG GTACGTCCTGCTGCTCCTCATCCTCTTCTTCATCCCGGGCGTGGTGATGATCGTGGCTTATGGGCTCATCTCCCGCGAGCTCTACCGAGGCATCCGCTTCGAGCTGGACATCAAGGGGGAGGCTGCAG CCCAGCGCAACGGCGGCGGGGAGCCAGCGCCCGCCTGCGACGAGGGGGACGGCTGCTACCTGCAGCTCTCCCGGCCGGGTGGCGCACTGGAGCTGCGGGCGCTGGGCGCGGCGGGCGCGCAGCAGGACCGGGCGCGCATCAACAGCTCGGAGGCGAAGCTGGTGGCCAAGCGGCGCGTGATCCGCATGCTGGTGGTCATCGTGGCCATGTTCTTCCTCTGCTGGCTGCCCATCTTCACTGCCAACACGTGGCGCGCCTTCGCCCCGCGGGCGGCCCAGCGGGCGCTCTCGGGGACCCCCATCTCCTTCATCCACCTCCTCTCCTACACCTCCGCCTGCGCCAACCCCCTCATCTACTGCTTCATGAACCGCCGCTTCCGCAAAGCCTTCCTGGCCACCTGCGCCGGCTGCCGCCGCGCCTGCCCGCGCCGCCCGCTCGAGGAGGAGGTGGCCAATGCCAACGCCTCGCTCTCCAAGTTCAGCTACACCACCGTCAGCAGCCTCGGCCCCCCCTGA
- the SMPD1 gene encoding sphingomyelin phosphodiesterase yields MAARAEGCGPAPPLSLALSLSLSLSLSLALSAGSPPAGGAAFLEAVPRWGWRNVSCPVCRLLFGALDLALQLEPNVVRVGRVAARLCQDLRLARPEVCRQAVQLFQRDVVSAWARSVLRPGEACGLLLGRRCGRWDIYGAWNVSLPATPKPPVRPPAPPPPGAPTAHILFLTDLHWDRRYVPGSDAACPDPLCCRGTARPGPGGAGFWGEYGKCDLPLHTIEALLAQLPGAAHFAAAYWTGDIPAHDVWQQSRQDQLLALRTVTGLLRQHLGALPVYPAVGNHEATPVNAFPPPYVRGNQSSAWLYDAMAQAWQDWLPPSALQTLRAAGFYTVQVWPGLRLVSLNMNFCSQANFWLLINSTDPAGQLQWLVGVLAAAEQAGEKVHIIGHIPPAHCLHSWSWNYYRIISRFEGTIAAQFFGHTHVDEFEMFYDEETLTRPVSVAFVAPSVTTYINLNPGYRVYEVDGAYPGSSHAVLDHETFILNLTEANAPGAEPRWQRLYRAREAYGLPTAFPDDWDRLIRRFQDDERLFQRFWFHFHKGHPPREPCLAPCKAALLCALRTGRSADPGLCQPLRPALPFPRIQALWRQRQLC; encoded by the exons ATGGCGGCGCGGGCGGAGGGctgcggcccggccccgccgctctcGCTGGCGCTGTCGTTGTCGTTGTCGCTGTCGTTGTCGCTGGCGCTGTCGGCGGGGTCGCCCCCTGCCGGGGGGGCGGCGTTCCTGGAGGCGGTGCCGCGCTGGGGCTGGCGGAACGTGTCGTGCCCGGTGTGCCGCCTGCTCTTCGGGGCGCTGGACCTGGCGCTGCAg CTGGAGCCCAACGTGGTGCGCGTGGGGCGCGTGGCGGCCCGGCTGTGCCAGGACCTGCGGCTGGCGCGCCCCGAGGTCTGCCGGCAGGCCGTGCAGCTCTTCCAGCGGGACGTGGTGTCGGCCTGGGCCCGCTCGGTGCTGCGGCCCGGCGAGGCCTGCGGGCTGCTGCTGGGCCGGCGCTGCGGCCGCTGGGACATCTACGGCGCCTGGAACGTCTCCCTGCCCGCCACCCCCAAGCCGCCAGTGCGGCCCCCGGCGCCCCCACCGCCCGGCGCCCCCACCGCCCACATCCTCTTCCTCACCGACCTGCACTGGGACCGCCGCTACGTGCCGGGCAGCGACGCCGCCTGCCCCGACCCGCTCTGCTGCCGCGGCACCGCCCgtcccggccccggcggcgCCGGCTTCTGGGGCGAGTATGGCAAGTGTGACCTGCCGCTGCACACCATCGAGGCGCTGCTGGCCCAGCTCCCCGGCGCGGCCCACTTCGCCGCCGCGTACTGGACGGGTGACATCCCGGCACACGACGTCTGGCAGCAGAGCCGGCAGGACCAGCTGCTGGCCCTGCGCACCGTCACCGGGCTGCTGCGCCAGCACCTGGGCGCCCTGCCCGTCTACCCGGCCGTGGGCAACCACGAGGCCACCCCCGTCAACGCCTTCCCCCCGCCATACGTGCGGGGCAATCAGTCCTCCGCCTGGCTCTACGACGCCATGGCCCAGGCCTGGCAGGACTGGCTGCCCCCCTCGGCGCTGCAGACCCTCCG ggCCGCCGGTTTCTACACGGTGCAGGTCTGGCCAGGGCTGCGCCTCGTCTCCCTCAACATGAACTTCTGCTCCCAGGCCAACTTCTGGCTCCTCATCAACTCCACCGACCCGGCGGGGCAGCTCCAGTGGCTGGTGGGGGTCCTGGCGGCCGCCGAGCAGGCGGGGGAGAAG GTGCACATCATCGGGCACATCCCCCCCGCACACTGcctgcacagctggagctggaacTACTACCGCATCATCAGCAG GTTTGAGGGCACCATCGCGGCGCAGTTCTTCGGGCACACGCACGTGGACGAGTTCGAGATGTTCTATGACGAGGAGACGCTGACGCGCCCCGTTTCTGTCGCCTTCGTGGCCCCCAGTGTCACCACCTACATCAACCTCAACCCTG GCTACCGCGTGTACGAGGTGGATGGTGCCTACCCCGGCAGCTCCCACGCCGTGCTGGACCACGAGACCTTCATCCTCAACCTCACCGAGGCCAACGCGCCGGGGGCAGAGCCGCGCTGGCAGCGCCTGTACCGTGCGCGAGAGGCCTACGGGCTGCCCACCGCCTTCCCCGACGACTGGGACCGGCTCATCCGCCGCTTCCAGGACGACGAGCGGCTCTTCCAGCGCTTCTGGTTCCACTTCCACAAGGGTCACCCACCCCGCgagccctgcctggcccccTGCAAGGCCGCGCTGCTCTGTGCCTTGCGCACCGGCCGCTCCGCAGACCCCGgcctctgccagcccctgcgCCCGGCGCTGCCCTTCCCGCGCATCCAGGCGCTCTGGCGGCAGCGCCAGCTCTGCTGA